One window from the genome of Lysobacter helvus encodes:
- a CDS encoding P-II family nitrogen regulator — translation MKMVMAIIKPFKLDDVREALSEAGVAGITATEVKGFGRQKGHTELYRGAEYVVDFLPKIKLEVAVTDDQADAVVEAIMQAAGTGKIGDGKIFVWELDKVVRIRTGELDGDAL, via the coding sequence ATGAAGATGGTCATGGCGATCATCAAGCCCTTCAAGCTGGATGACGTCCGCGAGGCCTTGTCCGAGGCGGGCGTGGCGGGCATCACGGCCACCGAGGTCAAGGGGTTCGGGCGGCAGAAGGGCCACACCGAGTTGTACCGCGGCGCCGAGTACGTCGTGGATTTCCTGCCCAAGATCAAGCTGGAGGTCGCCGTCACCGACGACCAGGCCGATGCCGTGGTCGAGGCCATCATGCAGGCCGCCGGCACGGGCAAGATCGGGGACGGGAAGATCTTCGTGTGGGAACTGGACAAGGTGGTCCGGATCCGCACGGGCGAACTGGACGGGGACGCGCTCTAG
- a CDS encoding methyltransferase family protein has product MTLAHAFTALCIVWAVSQAWIGRRRSGDANKTRDRGTLDLLIVVIGASIALSVWLAMRDDGQLASRDWRYVVVGMLLMIDGLVLRWWSVHTLAQYFTVDIAIQPGQSLIRRGPYRLLRHPSYTGALLTVVGFGFGVGAWLPALVAIVPIIAAFLWRIHVEERMLADAFPDAWPDYARDTKRLIPHLW; this is encoded by the coding sequence ATGACGCTCGCGCACGCCTTCACCGCGTTGTGCATCGTCTGGGCGGTCAGCCAGGCCTGGATCGGGCGGCGTCGTTCCGGCGACGCGAACAAAACCCGCGACCGCGGCACCCTCGACCTCCTCATCGTCGTCATCGGCGCGAGCATCGCGCTGTCCGTGTGGCTGGCGATGCGCGACGACGGCCAGCTCGCCTCGCGCGACTGGCGCTACGTCGTCGTCGGCATGCTGCTGATGATCGATGGCCTCGTGTTGCGCTGGTGGTCGGTGCATACGCTCGCGCAGTACTTCACCGTCGACATCGCGATCCAGCCCGGGCAGTCGCTCATCCGGCGCGGGCCGTATCGCCTGCTGCGGCATCCTTCGTACACCGGCGCGTTGCTGACGGTCGTCGGCTTCGGTTTCGGTGTCGGTGCATGGTTGCCGGCGCTCGTCGCGATCGTGCCGATCATCGCTGCGTTCCTGTGGCGCATCCACGTCGAGGAACGCATGCTCGCCGACGCCTTCCCCGACGCGTGGCCCGATTACGCGCGCGACACCAAGCGCCTCATTCCCCACCTCTGGTAA
- the speA gene encoding arginine decarboxylase: MSAWSLDHARKTYSIPHWSEGYFDIDGAGRVTVSPRGAQGPAIALAEVVDKAKANGAKLPLLVRFPDILGDRLGKLQAAFAQAQADWDYKGGYTAVYPIKVNQHQGVAGTLASHAGEGFGLEAGSKPELMAVLALSRPGGLIVCNGYKDREYIRLALIGRKLGLQTFIVVEKPSELKLIIEEAQALGVRPGIGVRMRLASLGAGKWQNSGGDKAKFGLSPRQVLDLWKTLRDNGYGDCLGLLHFHMGSQISNVRDIANGMREAVRYFIELSKLGAQVQYMDVGGGLGIDYEGTRSRSYCSINYGVAQYANNIVQPLAEACEANGLAPPRIVTECGRAMTAHHAVLVANVAEVEEAPEGRVPPAHDDEPAVIRHLREIHDELDQRPAVELFHDAQHHHGEGLSLYALGQIDLTHRARIDDLFYAIAHAVRARLDVGEKSHRDLLDELNERLVDKYFVNFSVFESMPDVWAIDQVFPIVPIERLDEAPSRRGVIADMTCDSDGKIDTYVENEGLDSSLPLHALKHGEVYRLGFFLVGAYQEILGDIHNLFGDTDAVEVHLDGNGYAMSQQRRGDTTDVMLDYVGYKLDVLRAEYAKKVDAAKLPADESARMKDALESGLTAYTYLSDEPV; this comes from the coding sequence ATGAGCGCCTGGTCCCTCGACCACGCCCGCAAGACCTATTCGATCCCGCATTGGTCGGAAGGGTATTTCGACATCGACGGCGCCGGCCGCGTGACGGTGAGCCCGCGCGGCGCGCAGGGCCCGGCGATCGCGCTGGCCGAGGTCGTGGACAAGGCCAAGGCCAACGGCGCCAAGCTGCCGCTGCTGGTGCGCTTCCCCGACATCCTCGGCGACCGCCTGGGCAAGCTGCAGGCTGCGTTCGCGCAGGCGCAGGCCGACTGGGACTACAAGGGCGGCTACACCGCCGTCTATCCGATCAAGGTCAACCAGCACCAGGGCGTCGCCGGCACGCTGGCCTCACACGCGGGCGAAGGCTTCGGCCTGGAAGCGGGCAGCAAGCCGGAACTGATGGCGGTGCTGGCGCTGAGCCGGCCGGGCGGGCTGATCGTCTGCAACGGCTACAAGGATCGCGAATACATTCGTTTGGCTTTGATCGGTCGCAAGCTCGGCCTGCAGACCTTCATCGTGGTCGAGAAGCCCAGCGAGCTGAAGCTGATCATCGAGGAAGCGCAGGCGCTGGGCGTGCGGCCGGGCATCGGCGTGCGCATGCGCCTGGCCTCGCTGGGCGCGGGCAAGTGGCAGAACAGCGGTGGCGACAAGGCGAAGTTCGGATTGTCGCCGCGCCAGGTGCTGGACCTGTGGAAGACGCTGCGCGACAACGGCTACGGCGATTGCCTCGGCCTGCTGCATTTCCACATGGGCTCGCAGATCTCCAACGTGCGCGACATCGCCAACGGCATGCGCGAGGCGGTGCGGTATTTCATCGAACTGTCGAAGCTCGGCGCGCAGGTCCAGTACATGGACGTGGGCGGCGGGCTGGGCATCGATTACGAAGGCACGCGTTCGCGCAGCTACTGCTCGATCAACTACGGCGTGGCGCAGTACGCGAACAACATCGTGCAGCCGCTCGCCGAAGCCTGCGAAGCCAACGGCCTGGCGCCGCCGCGCATCGTGACCGAATGCGGCCGCGCGATGACGGCGCACCACGCGGTGCTGGTGGCCAACGTGGCGGAAGTGGAGGAAGCGCCGGAAGGCCGCGTCCCGCCCGCGCACGACGACGAACCCGCGGTGATCCGCCACCTGCGCGAGATCCACGACGAACTGGACCAGCGCCCGGCGGTGGAACTCTTCCACGACGCGCAGCACCACCATGGCGAAGGCCTGTCGCTGTATGCGCTCGGGCAGATCGACCTGACGCATCGCGCGCGCATCGACGACCTGTTCTATGCGATCGCGCATGCCGTGCGTGCGCGGCTGGACGTGGGCGAGAAGTCGCACCGCGACCTGCTCGATGAGTTGAACGAGCGCCTCGTCGACAAGTACTTCGTCAACTTCAGCGTGTTCGAATCGATGCCGGACGTGTGGGCGATCGACCAGGTGTTCCCGATCGTGCCGATCGAGCGCCTGGACGAAGCGCCGTCGCGCCGCGGCGTGATCGCGGACATGACGTGCGACAGCGACGGCAAGATCGATACCTACGTGGAAAACGAAGGCCTCGATTCTTCGTTGCCGCTGCATGCGCTGAAGCATGGCGAGGTGTACCGGCTGGGCTTCTTCCTGGTCGGTGCGTACCAGGAAATCCTGGGCGACATCCACAACCTGTTCGGCGACACCGATGCGGTGGAAGTGCATCTGGACGGCAACGGGTATGCGATGAGCCAGCAGCGCCGCGGCGACACGACGGACGTGATGCTGGATTACGTCGGCTACAAGCTCGACGTGCTGCGCGCGGAATATGCGAAGAAGGTGGATGCCGCGAAGTTGCCGGCCGACGAAAGCGCGCGGATGAAGGACGCGCTCGAGTCGGGGCTGACGGCGTATACCTACCTGAGCGACGAGCCGGTCTGA
- a CDS encoding nuclear transport factor 2 family protein: MADNDKDEIIALEKRFWQTMVDGNTDVALGLLAEPALMVSQHGAMQFDHAGYRKMADNPDYKLVKYELSNLSVLHPSDDVAILTYEVDQTTNEKGKDVRMKVSDSSTWVRQDGAWRCAIHTESPMQAR; this comes from the coding sequence ATGGCCGACAACGACAAGGACGAGATCATCGCGCTGGAAAAGCGCTTCTGGCAGACGATGGTGGACGGCAATACCGATGTCGCGCTCGGCCTGCTCGCCGAGCCCGCGCTGATGGTGTCGCAGCACGGCGCGATGCAGTTCGACCATGCGGGCTACCGCAAGATGGCGGACAACCCGGACTACAAGCTGGTCAAGTACGAACTGTCGAACCTCTCGGTGCTGCATCCGTCCGACGACGTGGCGATCCTGACGTACGAAGTCGACCAGACCACGAACGAGAAGGGCAAGGACGTCCGCATGAAGGTGTCCGACTCGTCGACCTGGGTGCGGCAGGATGGCGCGTGGCGCTGCGCCATCCATACCGAGTCCCCGATGCAGGCGCGTTGA
- a CDS encoding SPOR domain-containing protein: MAARRGKSQAKRNGGNSNPPWLWLGIGLVLGVVLIVGVPKLMHGNADDGFFRPKPNPDARPVANASADDDDAIVPEDAQPAAAQTAKPKLTTYDFYTLLPSNEVALSDAELAATERAEAARADKAALPVDAAKPADVATPVAVNAQQPATAAAVPATATVSADKPKDDGAHYLLQAGAFQASGDAEAVKAKIALLGLSARVESAQIADKTVFRVRMGPYGSASELADAKRRLGSGGLPALAIKAR, encoded by the coding sequence ATGGCGGCAAGACGCGGCAAGTCGCAGGCGAAGCGCAACGGCGGCAATTCCAATCCCCCGTGGCTCTGGCTCGGCATCGGCCTGGTGCTCGGCGTGGTGCTGATCGTCGGCGTGCCCAAGCTCATGCACGGGAATGCGGACGACGGTTTCTTCCGTCCCAAGCCCAATCCCGATGCGCGGCCGGTGGCCAACGCAAGCGCGGACGACGATGACGCCATCGTCCCCGAAGACGCACAACCGGCCGCGGCGCAGACCGCCAAGCCCAAGCTGACGACGTACGACTTCTACACGCTGCTGCCGTCGAACGAAGTCGCGCTGTCCGATGCGGAGCTGGCGGCCACCGAGCGCGCCGAAGCCGCGCGCGCCGACAAGGCCGCCTTGCCGGTCGACGCCGCGAAGCCCGCCGACGTCGCCACGCCCGTCGCCGTGAATGCGCAGCAGCCCGCCACCGCGGCCGCCGTGCCTGCCACCGCAACCGTTTCCGCCGACAAGCCGAAGGACGACGGCGCGCATTACCTGCTGCAGGCCGGTGCATTCCAGGCCAGCGGCGACGCCGAAGCCGTCAAGGCGAAGATCGCGTTGCTCGGTCTGTCCGCGCGCGTCGAATCCGCGCAGATCGCCGACAAGACCGTCTTCCGCGTGCGCATGGGCCCGTACGGCAGCGCGTCGGAACTCGCCGACGCCAAGCGTCGCCTCGGCAGCGGCGGCTTGCCCGCGCTGGCGATCAAGGCACGCTGA
- a CDS encoding ribonucleotide-diphosphate reductase subunit beta: protein MRYPQFYEMYRNAIRNTWTVEEVDFSGDVNDLKHKFGPAERHLIERLVAFFATGDSIVANNLVLNLYQHTNAPEARMYLSRQLYEEALHVQFYLTLLDTYLPDPRERARAFAAVENIPSIQRKAAFCFKWMASLQDTARLETQAHRRQFLLNMICFAACIEGLFFFGAFAYVYYLRSRGLLHGLASGTNWVFRDESAHMAFAFEVIRTAREEEPDLFDADLQAQVVQMMVEAVECEYAFAEDTLSGGVAGLSLRDMREYLQYCADQRLVQLGMPRHFGARNPFPFMDLQDVQELTNFFERRVSAYQVGVQGEVEFDHAF from the coding sequence ATGCGCTATCCGCAGTTCTACGAGATGTACCGCAACGCGATCCGCAACACGTGGACGGTGGAGGAGGTGGACTTCTCCGGCGACGTCAATGATCTCAAGCACAAGTTCGGGCCGGCGGAGCGGCACCTGATCGAGCGGCTGGTGGCGTTCTTCGCCACCGGCGATTCGATCGTGGCCAACAACCTGGTGCTCAACCTCTACCAGCACACCAATGCGCCGGAAGCGCGCATGTACCTGTCGCGGCAGTTGTACGAGGAAGCGCTGCACGTGCAGTTCTACCTCACGCTGCTGGACACCTACCTGCCGGATCCGCGCGAGCGGGCGCGCGCGTTCGCGGCCGTGGAGAACATCCCGTCGATCCAGCGCAAGGCGGCGTTCTGCTTCAAGTGGATGGCCTCGCTGCAGGACACGGCGCGGCTGGAGACGCAGGCGCACCGGCGGCAGTTCCTGTTGAACATGATCTGCTTCGCGGCGTGCATCGAAGGCTTGTTCTTCTTCGGCGCGTTCGCGTACGTGTACTACCTGCGTTCGCGTGGGCTACTGCACGGCTTGGCATCCGGCACAAACTGGGTCTTCCGCGACGAGAGCGCGCACATGGCGTTCGCGTTCGAAGTCATCCGCACGGCGCGCGAGGAAGAACCCGACCTGTTCGACGCCGACCTGCAGGCGCAAGTCGTCCAGATGATGGTGGAAGCGGTGGAATGCGAGTACGCGTTCGCCGAAGACACGTTGTCCGGCGGCGTGGCCGGGTTGTCGTTGCGCGACATGCGCGAGTACCTGCAGTACTGCGCGGACCAGCGGCTGGTGCAGCTCGGGATGCCGCGCCATTTCGGCGCGCGCAACCCGTTCCCGTTCATGGACCTGCAGGACGTGCAGGAGCTGACCAACTTCTTCGAACGCCGCGTGTCGGCCTACCAGGTGGGCGTGCAGGGCGAGGTCGAGTTCGACCACGCGTTCTGA
- a CDS encoding YifB family Mg chelatase-like AAA ATPase translates to MGLSLVHSRARAGVRAPDVQVETHLGSGLPALHIVGLPGTAVREARDRVRAAIQCAQLEFPNGRITINLAPADLPKGGGRFDLPIALGILAASGQVPQQAMRDVEFIGELGLTGELRPVDGVLPAVMAATAAKRRLIVPAENGAEAALVRDADVRTARTLLEVCAALSGTKTLPVPEVREVEDVRVADLSDVRGQAHARRALEVAAAGGHHLLFVGPPGCGKTLLASRLPGLLPEATEAEALEAAAVASVSGRGIDASTWRTRPFRAPHHSASAIALVGGGTEPRPGEISLAHHGVLFLDELPEWDRHALQMLREPLESGVATIARAARHCTFPARFQLVAAMNPCPCGWAGDPSGRCRCSPEMLQRYTARVSGPLMDRIDLHVEVPRLPPSALRDDAAPGESSAVVRTRVIAARDRQLERIGCHNARLDVPQTQATCRLAPDDRRLLEHAIEMLQLSARSMHRILRVARTIADLEGSESIATAHLTEAIGYRRLDRGTG, encoded by the coding sequence ATGGGTCTGTCGCTCGTGCACAGCCGTGCACGCGCCGGCGTGCGCGCGCCCGACGTGCAGGTGGAAACGCACCTCGGGTCCGGATTGCCGGCGCTGCACATCGTGGGATTGCCGGGCACGGCCGTGCGCGAGGCGCGCGATCGCGTGCGTGCCGCCATCCAGTGCGCGCAACTCGAATTCCCCAACGGCCGCATCACCATCAACCTCGCGCCGGCGGACTTGCCGAAGGGCGGCGGGCGGTTTGACCTGCCCATCGCGCTCGGGATCCTGGCGGCGAGCGGCCAGGTGCCGCAGCAGGCGATGCGCGATGTGGAGTTCATCGGCGAGCTCGGGCTGACGGGGGAACTGCGCCCCGTCGATGGCGTGCTGCCCGCGGTGATGGCCGCGACGGCGGCGAAGCGACGGTTGATCGTGCCGGCGGAGAACGGCGCGGAGGCGGCGCTGGTGCGCGATGCGGATGTACGCACGGCGCGCACGTTGCTCGAAGTGTGTGCGGCGTTGTCGGGGACGAAGACGTTGCCCGTGCCGGAGGTGCGCGAGGTCGAAGACGTGCGAGTCGCCGACCTGAGTGACGTGCGGGGACAGGCGCATGCGCGGCGTGCGTTGGAAGTCGCGGCGGCCGGTGGGCATCACCTGTTGTTCGTCGGACCGCCAGGGTGCGGCAAGACGTTGCTTGCCTCGCGCTTGCCCGGCCTGCTGCCGGAAGCGACGGAAGCCGAAGCACTCGAAGCCGCGGCGGTCGCCTCGGTCAGCGGCCGCGGCATCGATGCATCGACGTGGCGCACACGCCCCTTCCGCGCCCCGCACCACAGCGCGAGCGCGATCGCCCTCGTCGGCGGCGGCACCGAACCACGTCCCGGCGAAATCTCCCTCGCCCACCACGGCGTGCTGTTCCTCGACGAACTGCCCGAATGGGATCGCCACGCCTTGCAGATGCTGCGCGAACCGCTGGAATCCGGCGTCGCCACGATCGCCCGCGCCGCGCGCCATTGCACGTTTCCCGCGCGCTTCCAGCTCGTCGCCGCGATGAATCCGTGTCCGTGCGGCTGGGCCGGCGATCCGTCGGGCCGCTGTCGTTGTTCGCCCGAGATGCTGCAGCGCTACACCGCGCGCGTGTCGGGGCCGTTGATGGATCGCATCGACCTGCACGTCGAAGTCCCGCGCCTGCCGCCGAGCGCATTGCGCGACGATGCCGCGCCCGGCGAATCCAGCGCCGTCGTGCGCACGCGCGTCATCGCCGCACGCGATCGCCAACTCGAACGCATCGGGTGCCACAACGCGCGGCTCGATGTGCCGCAGACCCAAGCCACGTGTCGTCTCGCCCCCGACGATCGCCGCCTGCTCGAACACGCCATCGAAATGCTGCAACTCTCCGCGCGTTCGATGCATCGCATCCTGCGCGTCGCGCGCACCATCGCCGACCTGGAAGGCAGCGAATCCATCGCCACCGCGCATCTCACCGAAGCCATCGGCTACCGCCGCCTGGATCGCGGAACCGGCTGA
- a CDS encoding SDR family NAD(P)-dependent oxidoreductase yields MTTTQRTAFITGATSGFGLAATRRFVADGWRVVATGRRAERLQALVDELGAAHVHPAVFDVRDEPAMRAALEALPADFRDIDLLVNNAGLAQGTLPAQRADLQDWRVMIDTNVRALVVLTHALLPTLIERKGTIINVSSTAATYPYAGGNVYGGTKAFVSQFSLGLRADLHGTGVRVTALEPGMAETEFTLVRTHGDQAASDTLYKGAQPMTADDIAATIHWIATQPPHININRLEMMPTSQSFAGFQIARN; encoded by the coding sequence ATGACGACGACGCAACGCACCGCCTTCATCACCGGCGCGACTTCCGGTTTCGGCCTGGCCGCCACGCGTCGCTTCGTCGCCGATGGCTGGCGCGTCGTCGCCACGGGCCGTCGCGCGGAACGCCTGCAGGCGCTGGTCGACGAACTCGGCGCCGCGCACGTGCATCCCGCCGTCTTCGATGTCCGCGACGAACCCGCCATGCGCGCCGCGCTCGAGGCCCTGCCGGCGGACTTCCGCGACATCGACCTGCTGGTGAACAACGCCGGCCTCGCACAAGGCACCCTGCCCGCGCAGCGCGCGGACCTGCAGGACTGGCGGGTGATGATCGACACCAACGTGCGCGCGCTCGTCGTGCTCACGCATGCGTTGTTGCCGACACTGATCGAGCGCAAGGGCACGATCATCAACGTGAGCTCCACCGCGGCCACGTATCCCTACGCCGGCGGCAACGTCTACGGGGGCACGAAAGCGTTCGTCTCGCAGTTCTCGCTGGGCCTGCGCGCGGACCTGCACGGCACCGGCGTGCGCGTGACGGCGCTGGAGCCCGGCATGGCGGAAACCGAATTCACGCTGGTGCGCACGCACGGCGACCAGGCCGCGTCCGACACGCTCTACAAGGGCGCGCAGCCGATGACGGCGGACGACATCGCCGCGACGATCCACTGGATCGCCACGCAGCCGCCGCACATCAACATCAACCGCCTGGAAATGATGCCGACGAGCCAATCCTTCGCCGGCTTCCAGATCGCGCGCAATTAG
- a CDS encoding ribonucleoside-diphosphate reductase subunit alpha, with translation MTHATLDPSSPVDDAPRFDLTPPPTATTMCVTKRNGSSEAVDLNKIVRAVTRAAEGLHAVEPMRVATRTISGLYDGATTRELDELSIRTAALLTGEEPEYGRLAARLLARVIGKEVASQEIHAFSQSVSRGHEVGLINDRLLGFVQANARKLNEALDVAHDRHFDYFGLRTLYDRYLLRHPHSRKVIETPQQFYLRIACALSDDVPGALALYGRMANLEYLPSSPTLFNSGTTHEQLSSCFLLDSPQDTLESIYQKYGDIAQLSKFSGGIGVSFTRVRSRGSLIRSTNGHSNGIVPWLKTLDSSVAAVNQGGKRKGAACVYLEPWHADVEEFLELRDNTGDEARRTHNLNLANWVPDIFMRRVEADAAWSLFDPRVVPEFTDLYGSDFEEAYEQAERQGKAVRTVRARELYARMMRTLAQTGNGWMTFKDKCNRASNQTLRRGNVIHLSNLCTEILEITSSEETAVCNLGSINLSRHFDEDGQFDFDTLAETVQLAVRQLDRVIDLNFYPIDSARRGNLRWRPVGLGVMGLQDVFFRLRLPFDSDAARALSARIAEAIYFHALEASCELAIEQGRHPGFADTRAAEGELQFDAWGVVPENAERWDALRARIREHGLRNSLLIAIAPTATIAAIAGCYECVEPQTSNLFKRETLSGDFLQVNRYLVEELKKLGQWTPEMRDAIKQAEGSIQGIPQIPEALREVYRTTWEIPMRALIDMAADRGAFIDQSASLNLFMDSPNIGALSSMYMYAWKRGIKTTYYLRSRPATKIAKATLSDGAAQPAPMEAIACSLENPESCEACQ, from the coding sequence TGCGCGTGGCGACGCGCACGATCTCCGGCCTGTACGACGGCGCGACCACGCGCGAACTCGACGAGCTGTCCATCCGCACCGCCGCGCTGCTGACCGGCGAAGAGCCGGAATACGGACGCCTGGCCGCGCGCCTGCTGGCGCGCGTGATCGGCAAGGAAGTCGCGAGCCAGGAAATCCACGCGTTCTCGCAGTCGGTGTCGCGCGGGCACGAAGTGGGCTTGATCAACGACCGCCTGCTCGGTTTCGTGCAGGCCAACGCGCGCAAGTTGAACGAAGCGCTGGACGTGGCGCACGACCGGCACTTCGATTACTTCGGCCTGCGCACGCTGTACGACCGTTACCTGCTGCGCCACCCGCACTCGCGCAAGGTGATCGAAACGCCGCAGCAGTTCTACCTGCGCATCGCCTGCGCGCTGAGCGACGACGTGCCGGGTGCGCTTGCGCTGTACGGCCGCATGGCCAACCTGGAATACCTGCCGAGCTCGCCCACGCTGTTCAACAGCGGCACCACGCACGAGCAGTTGTCGTCGTGCTTCCTGCTGGATTCGCCGCAGGACACGCTGGAGTCGATCTACCAGAAGTACGGCGACATCGCGCAGTTGTCGAAATTCAGCGGCGGCATCGGCGTCAGCTTCACGCGCGTGCGTTCGCGCGGCTCGCTGATCCGGTCGACCAACGGGCATTCCAACGGCATCGTGCCGTGGCTGAAGACGCTGGATTCGTCGGTGGCGGCGGTCAACCAGGGCGGCAAGCGCAAGGGCGCGGCGTGCGTGTACCTCGAGCCGTGGCATGCGGACGTCGAAGAATTCCTGGAGCTGCGCGACAACACGGGCGACGAAGCGCGCCGCACGCATAACCTCAACCTCGCGAACTGGGTGCCGGACATCTTCATGCGGCGCGTGGAGGCGGACGCGGCGTGGTCGCTGTTCGATCCGCGCGTGGTGCCGGAATTCACCGATCTGTACGGCAGCGATTTCGAAGAGGCTTACGAACAGGCCGAACGCCAGGGCAAGGCCGTGCGCACGGTGCGGGCACGCGAGTTGTACGCGCGGATGATGCGCACGCTGGCGCAGACCGGCAACGGCTGGATGACGTTCAAGGACAAGTGCAACCGCGCGAGCAACCAGACGCTGCGGCGCGGCAACGTGATCCACCTGTCCAACCTGTGCACGGAGATCCTGGAGATCACCTCGTCGGAGGAGACGGCGGTGTGCAACCTCGGGTCGATCAACCTGTCGCGGCATTTCGACGAGGACGGACAGTTCGATTTCGACACGCTGGCGGAAACCGTGCAGTTGGCGGTGCGGCAGCTGGATCGCGTGATTGACCTGAACTTCTATCCGATCGATTCCGCGCGCCGCGGCAACCTGCGCTGGCGCCCGGTGGGCCTGGGCGTGATGGGCTTGCAGGATGTGTTCTTCCGCTTGCGGCTGCCGTTCGACAGCGACGCGGCGCGCGCGCTGTCGGCGCGGATCGCGGAGGCGATCTACTTCCATGCGCTCGAAGCCTCGTGCGAGCTGGCGATCGAGCAGGGCCGGCATCCGGGCTTCGCGGATACGCGCGCGGCGGAAGGCGAATTGCAGTTCGACGCGTGGGGCGTGGTGCCGGAGAACGCGGAACGCTGGGACGCGCTGCGTGCGCGCATCCGCGAACACGGGCTGCGCAATTCGCTGCTGATCGCGATCGCGCCGACGGCCACGATCGCCGCCATCGCCGGTTGCTACGAATGCGTCGAACCGCAGACCAGCAACCTGTTCAAGCGCGAGACGCTGTCGGGCGACTTCCTGCAGGTCAATCGTTACCTGGTGGAAGAGCTGAAGAAGCTCGGGCAATGGACGCCGGAGATGCGCGATGCGATCAAGCAGGCCGAAGGCTCGATCCAGGGCATTCCGCAGATTCCTGAGGCGCTGCGCGAGGTGTATCGCACGACGTGGGAAATCCCGATGCGCGCGCTGATCGACATGGCGGCCGACCGCGGCGCTTTCATCGATCAGTCGGCCTCGCTCAACCTGTTCATGGACAGCCCGAACATCGGTGCGCTGTCGTCGATGTACATGTACGCGTGGAAGCGCGGCATCAAGACCACGTACTACCTGCGTTCGCGCCCGGCGACGAAGATCGCGAAGGCGACGCTGTCCGATGGTGCAGCACAACCCGCGCCGATGGAGGCGATCGCGTGCTCGCTCGAGAACCCGGAATCCTGCGAGGCCTGCCAGTGA
- the ubiK gene encoding ubiquinone biosynthesis accessory factor UbiK: MIDFEKLDELARRLSSLVPPSLRDSREELQENFKSVLQSGLAKLDLVTREEFEVQRAVLLRTREKLDELQRTVADLESQIDAPAPPRH, from the coding sequence ATGATCGATTTCGAGAAGCTCGACGAACTCGCCCGCCGGCTCAGCAGCCTCGTGCCTCCGTCCCTGCGCGACAGCCGCGAGGAACTGCAGGAAAACTTCAAATCCGTGCTGCAGTCGGGCCTGGCCAAGCTGGACCTGGTGACTCGCGAGGAATTCGAAGTGCAGCGCGCCGTGCTGTTGCGCACGCGCGAGAAGCTGGACGAACTCCAGCGCACCGTCGCGGATCTCGAATCGCAGATCGACGCGCCGGCGCCGCCGCGCCACTGA
- the speE gene encoding polyamine aminopropyltransferase, which produces MTEPTWMYENFEPAGSAIGYRITRKLDEVQSPFQKIEIYESTDWGNLMLIDGAMMLTTRDNFLYHEMMSHPALFTHAAPKRVVIIGGGDCGTLREVLKHPGVESATQCDIDEQVTRMAEKWFPELCDANNDARAELLFDDGIAYMANCPEGSVDIVIVDSTDPVGPAEGLFNKAFYASCFKALKDDGILVQQSESPLVLLDLIKEMRTEMGKAGFTTFKTLPFPQPCYPTGWWSCTLARKSGGFDYRAVDAREKTFATKYYTADIHQGAMASIPFVAAALGE; this is translated from the coding sequence ATGACCGAGCCCACCTGGATGTACGAGAACTTCGAGCCCGCCGGCTCGGCCATCGGCTACCGCATCACGCGCAAGCTGGACGAGGTGCAGTCGCCCTTCCAGAAGATCGAGATCTACGAGAGCACCGACTGGGGCAACCTCATGCTCATCGATGGCGCAATGATGCTGACCACGCGCGACAACTTCCTCTACCACGAGATGATGTCGCACCCGGCGCTGTTCACGCATGCCGCGCCGAAGCGCGTGGTGATCATCGGCGGCGGCGACTGCGGCACGCTGCGCGAAGTGCTCAAGCACCCGGGCGTGGAATCCGCCACGCAGTGCGACATCGACGAGCAGGTCACGCGCATGGCCGAGAAGTGGTTCCCGGAGCTGTGCGACGCCAACAACGACGCGCGCGCCGAACTGCTGTTCGACGACGGCATCGCGTACATGGCCAACTGCCCGGAAGGCAGCGTGGACATCGTGATCGTGGATTCCACCGATCCGGTCGGCCCGGCCGAGGGCCTGTTCAACAAGGCCTTCTATGCGTCCTGCTTCAAGGCGCTGAAGGACGACGGCATCCTGGTGCAGCAGTCCGAATCGCCGCTGGTGCTGCTGGACCTCATCAAGGAAATGCGCACCGAGATGGGCAAGGCCGGCTTCACCACGTTCAAGACGCTGCCGTTCCCGCAGCCCTGCTACCCGACCGGGTGGTGGAGCTGCACGCTGGCACGCAAGTCGGGGGGCTTCGATTACCGGGCGGTGGATGCGCGCGAGAAGACGTTCGCGACGAAGTACTACACCGCCGATATCCACCAGGGGGCGATGGCGTCGATCCCGTTCGTGGCGGCGGCGCTGGGGGAGTGA